The Centroberyx gerrardi isolate f3 chromosome 13, fCenGer3.hap1.cur.20231027, whole genome shotgun sequence genome contains the following window.
CCCAAGTCAACCACTTGGTAATAATACTAACCACTACTAAGTGTATAAAACTACTGTACCTAGACCCAGAATTCAAATTAAACTGAGGAGACGTGCGATACGATTATCCCTTTTCCGTAAGCTAGAAGCTGTAGAGATAAGAGACTGTCCAGGTAACTCGGACCGTGTCAAACTTtgagtacagtatgtgtgacgattaaaacaaaacaggaagacaaCGAGCGCTACTACCCTCAGCATCCCCCTCCTACAGAATGTGCAGTGGCTACCAGAGGGCTCTCTACCTAGAAGGCACCTGCGGGGCACAGCAAGCCTAACGGTCCTAGGAATGAGGTAGTCTGGGTCACGTGTAGACAGAGGGGTGGTAGGTAGAAGGTGGGTCACCGGGTCtaagtgttagtgtgtgtcttTTGTACGTGTCATAGTGTACAGCTACAAAACAGGAGAAGAAACAGGGGGGGAAGATATATTGGTTGTTGGAGAGTCTGTGCATCTTGCAGCAGCGATCGACTCCTGTATTTCCAGACTGCTGCTTTGTGCTGCCCCCTGGTGGCCAGATTGGTACTCTGCATGTGCAGGCTGAGTGGGGcgggagggggatggagggtgtatggggggggggggggggtccactCAGCCTCTCAGCAACAGCGCATGCGGGGAGGGGGCAGCTCCGGAGGCACTTCCGGTTCAGGCTGCAGAGACAGGATACTGTTGGAAAGCTCCTTGTTGGGAATTTCCAGAGGCATCTGCTGTATCAGGAACAAAGGACAGAGCCAGAAAACAAGGgttaatatatttaaattttaggcatttagctgacgctcgcATCCAGAACGACTGACAATGAGCACGGCAGttgaataagcttcaattcttaGATCACAAACATTATAAGGAACCAAATAGtaaggagagaaagagtcagaAACATAGTGCTctgaaaatattcctgtgaccctagaaggatcatgaaagaaagaagtgctgtaaagagaaataaaaaaaggaggaagaaaggttttttttttttgttttgtttttttaaaggggaTTAAATCTTTCTAACAAAGTTAACAGTTCAGGAAAGGCAAGAGCTACCAAGGTGTTTGGCATTGCTTGCATGAAGAATGAGCAATTTAATGAAACAGTTGTGTTTTCACACGACTAATTCCATTTGATAAAAATAGTAACAGAAAATGTTCCAGTGGGGACACTATTGAATcaacttgtgattggctgaaataTAATTACACTACAGGGGACTGAGCAGGTTGTGATACAAGTTTAACTGGAACAATCACAGTTGGCTTATTTTAGTCCAATGCATCTTCAATGAACTTTGTACAGAGAAAATAGAGGAAACTTTTGACACACCAACCTTGCTAAGAATGTCATCCACAAGCTTCAGGAAGATCTCATCCACATTGAAATTATCCTTGGCACTGGCCTCGCAAAAGCGCATGCCACTTATCCGAGAGGCAAACTACAACACAACAAGGACAAATTTAGCTCAATTTCAGCAAGGAACAGCTCTATCATTTCATAAGAGTCAAATGTAATCTCAATGACACAGGACAAACTCCCTCAACAACAACACTGAGCAATTGGAGAACTTGTGAAAATTCCTTCCTTAAGGTTTAATGGAACGTTTTGATAAGCATCATGCTGTTTACACTGAAAACTCAATTTCTGGAGGAATCGGTGATACCAGCCTGGTTTCTATGAAGCACAATACATGGTATCCTGCACAAGGACAATCCACTGgcatttttaaatgaataaaaagatCATAGTCTTTTCTATtcttattcatttttgttttacattctTCATTATttactgatttttgttttaacttttattgCTATAGTTTGTGATCAAGATGTTTTTTACAATGTGGTCTCTTCTCAAACTCATACTGTTTTTTAAACCACCCATGCGTATCAATTTATCCATTGCTTATATTATGACATTTTATGTGCTTTTATCTGCACAAattaataaaaactaaaactgtaGTTCTGTATTATGGTGGTGGATGAACACTGTGTGTGGAACCCACCCTCTCCGCCTGCTGTCTGGAGATGACGCGATCTGTCTCACAGTCCAGCTTGTTCCctaccagcagcagctctgcttcCTCTGAGGCGTACTGACACAAAACAAGCAGAGATAATCATCACACCTTGTGTTTCTGCAGAGCCAGATCATTGCAATTAAATTCTGTTCAGCATATCACTATGAAAACTGGTTCTATTACAGCCACAATTAAAGGGGAAATGCACCAAATTCTACTTTTAGGTTGTTATTCTGCAAAAGTAGATTTTCTCCTCTACATGGGTATGACAAAATGGCTGTCCAGAAACCTTTCTTTCAACCATTTTATGAAATGTAATTCAGTGATGTTAGGATTGCATTTTACTTGGGAACTTGGAAACTTGGACTCCCCTTTAAGACAGATTTTACTGCCCAATCAGTTAACGCCTCAACAGAATACCAGCAGTTTGGCAGTTTCAATTCACCTTGTCTATCATTTTCATCCATTTGGGAAGGTCATCAAAGGTCTCCTGCTTAGTGATGTCATACACAAGCACGATTCCCTTGGCACCTCTGTAGTAGGCTGACGTGATGCTGTTGAACCTCTCCTGGCCAGCAGTGTCCCTGGATGGAATGAATAAAATCCATTATAATCATGAAGACAAGGTCTTTATTCATCCATTAATCAGTCCATCAGTACACACTGTTATTGGAATATCAAaagactgattgactgattcaATAAGAggtgtttttcattcattaaagATGACTTTGAATAATAGGTCTACGGTTCCAAAAAGTatgatttttattgaaaattaATGTCAGGAGCCCATTATTTGagatgaaacaacaacaaatgagaAAAGCAGAATCAGCTCTGTCACAATTCATAAtcattttgttgtcattgatCAGTAATGATGGAAATATATCGAGCAGATTTCCCATTTTCTTCAGTTAGCATATACACCATTAATTTTCTAACAGTGAATCAATCTTGATGTGGGCTAAATCTGAAATCCACTCATTTGGTATCTATCTAGCTACAATTctgtgaagagttttgttccaaaattagacGTCATCAACATTTGAGGAAAAGCTACACCTACAGTTAccaaatgattgatagcacagtAGAAGATAAAATTATGGTGCTTTTTAAAAGAACAGCAGATATCATAAATTCATGGATGACAAACTATAACAGTTTACAAACAGTGAATGTttggaaatgttgaaatgtgaaCTTCAGAGTCATGATTTGTTTCATCAATATTTAGCGTTTTGGGAATGAGCTCGATTGGGTTAAGTTATGAATCAGCTGATCATCTGAGTCCTGGTTAGTTGCATGACAAGCAGCGTAAGCTACACTCACATTCCAGCATACTGTACCTTCAGCCTGCTagcctctccctttccccctgtGAGTCAGAGTCAGGCGTATGAGTAGCGGAGCAGACAGAGGCAGCATCACATGGCAGGGTTAGGTTATGACAGGCGGGGGAATGATGAACCCGAGGGGGGGTGCGACTGGACAGCTTGATGCGAGCAGTTCAACATGAGAGACAAGACGCATTCAGGACGGACATCCTGACCTGACAGATCGAGGGTGGACAGAGGAGCCGGGACAAAACGGGACGTGGTGAAGGGTAGATGAGGACGGATGGGTGGGTGTCAGTGAACAGGACAAATGTGTTAGTGAATTGGTGATAGAGTTGCCCATATTTTAGCCCAGCATTGTCACACGCAGTcgacacagtcacacagtcacTCAATCCACATGCTTTGTGAACTGTTAGTTGTGGTATGCAAGTCAGCTAATCAAAGGTTAGACGTCAACACCAGATGGTCTATTTCCGATGGTGATTATCATCCTAAAATTTAATTTAGGACTATCTGACAAAAGTCACAAGACTTCCTCACAAGTGGAGTGATTTGAACCAAACTGCTGGAACAGCATCAAAGCCATCGTTGGTAGGCTATAGGACCAATGCTATGGCCTCTGTGGCTAATACTTTTACAACTCGCAAATAATAATTGTAAAAAATGATGCACCAGTGACTGAATGTTTGGGGTTATGCAACAAAAGATGGAAAACTTAGATAGAAGATGGAAAACTGCATCTCAACACTAAATTTACTTCCTTTATGTATCTTCTGCTCAGCTTCTACTCCAAACAGAATCAGTGCAGGCAGTGTGGGAGGACTCAGTTTGTCCCATTAGCAATCAATTCTGCAGGTCTGTCAGGTTAGTGCAGATGaacaaaaggaaagaagagacagTATAGAATAGGAGTGGGCTGCTATACCGGTTTTACTATATACTGTGGTTAATAAAGAACAACTGTAAAGGTCAACACCAGAACAACACCACCATATAACAATGACTTCAGCAATCGCCAACTTTTTAGACAACAACGTGGTGCACCATTGTTGTTCAATGGGttgagcatggcactaacactacTATAGTTGGAAGTCAGATTCCCACTGGGACCATCCATGCTATGTATGCACTCATGATACAGTAAggctctttggataaaagcgtccatcGAATGGcatatgttatttttaataaaacgtGTTTTTGCAATGCAAAACATCCAGTGATGtgattttactgtattttatcaCCAATAACAATTTTAAGCCAATGCTAATGAATTGGATACTGGCCCATGCCTAATCTAGAATGCTGAGATGCACCCAGGATGCCACCAGTAGTTTTGTTAGAGCAGCCTGTGAggtgagaggacagacagaggaaatgcaCCATGGAGAAGATTAAAGGAGTTGAACTCTTCCGTTCAGTTCACTCACCATATCTGCAGTCTGATCTTCTTCCCTCTCAGCTCAACTGTCTTGATTTTGAAGTCAACTCCTACATGGGAAAACACAGAAGACATGTGGACAAGTACAGATAACAGCATTTCCTCTGTAGTTGTATGGAGTATCTTGGGGGGTAATTTTAGTATTGATTCCACATTTGTCCTGATTTTGGTCCCAATTATAGTTCTAGTGCAGGAAAATTATTTCCTTGGAATACTTTCTCATAATACTGTgaatttgaaacattttgaCTGCATTTCTTTGTGTTTAAGGAGGAAATCTGGGCTAAATTATACTGTTATTTTAATTCCACATTTTGTCTAGCAGTGGCAGGTTTTCTTGGTGTGGTGTGAAGCACCACTGCAAAATGAATCAGGCACACTTATATTTGTGTAACACTTCTGAAAGCTGCAACCTTGAGCAATCAAATCTTCTATGATAACAAAGGAATAGAGAgatttgaaaataacatttccagCCAGAGACTTCAGTGACTGTCAAGGTGTTCACTGGCAGCACTTTCCCTCCATGGTTTCTGTGATCAAAAGGTACTCAAACGCAATGTTACTGACACACAAAGCTCATAAACACAGCTCAAATAACCTGCAAGCTGTGTCACAGGAATGACGGGGCACAAAATGGAGGTCTGCCATAGCAGCTGCCTGTGTGTGACTATTTTGGGAATGGACACTATGGCAGGCTGCTGTGTTGGTCATGGAGCTGTATACCCTAATCCACATACAAGCAGGTCCTGTGTACTTTAAGCTGACAGCATCTATAACCATGGCACGGGAATGAGTCACAAGATACAAATCTGTTTCActctcaccctcaccctcaataaataaaggtaattACTCAATTAAGTTGATCAATATCTGTCAGTTCTTCACCTAGGAATATTAAACAGAGCTAGTCAAAAATGGTCAAGGCACAGGATGGGGCTAGACTTTAACCTCGtttaaaacaagaataaaaaatacaggCTTACAAACTACTGTATAGTTGCTGGATTGCTGCAGATCCATGCTATCCAGGTGATACCAAGCTCtgactccctgtctccctgcctaAGGTACTCAAATCACTAGCTAGTTGCTGAGACTCCTCCTtagcaacaaaacacacaaccatcaCCACCACCGTGACAACAACACTAACCCTAGCTCCAAACATCTGTGCAGAAAGGCATaatcttgtgttgttgttggctcttcacaacaacaacataaactGGCTGTCATGCTACTTCTAGTAGCTAACAGCCAGTTGTGTTAGCTAGAACAGGGTTGCCTTGTTAGCTTGAGTTAGCTAGCTTCATGCATATTGTAGGTTGTTAGTCTAATCTCTATTCAGTCTCATTACACAGTAAAGTGGGAGAGGGAATATTTTTATAACGCCAAGTCCATGGGACGACATGCATGTTCCCTCCAGTAAATAGACAGAGCCTTGCTATATGCTGTCAATAAAAAGTTGACAAAACAAGTCCCGCAAACACCTCATCTCCTTACCTACGGTTGACTTGCACGCTTCACAGAAAGTGTCGTCGGTAAATCTTTCCATGAGGCTGGTTTTACCAACACCGCGAGAGCCGATAATGATGATTTGAAGTTTATAATCAGCGGGTCTGGGAGGCATCTTCCTGCGGCGCGACTGAGCCCCCAGAGCGGGGGACGAGTTCGCAGAGCCCCCGCCACCGGCCCTCCGCGGTATATCATATCTCGGATCCATCAATAATTCCACATTTgtaaaataagaagaaaatgggacaagaacaacacacaaacaaacgtaAAAGGAGTATAAAATCAAACCGAATCGCTTTTTCTAACTTTCTTTTGTCTCTGAAGAAGTTTGGGAAAGTTTCTCACTCGCCGAGAGTTGTTGTTCTGCCATCAGAGACCGGAGCCCAACATGACGTCACTAACCACACCATCCCACATTTCCGCTTCCGTCGCATGCAATTATccgttattttatttttttcaaattatgaTAATCAATAATAAGCAATAACCgtgatttacagtgattttagaataTCAGTGTCTAATAACAGCTAAAGACGAAGTTCAATTGGCtattgaaatatacagtatgactCATAATTAATAACTGACATTTATTTCGGCCAATCGCATTGATTGGCTGTTTTAAGTTTCTACCGTTCCAGGTTCGTTCGTCGTTGGTGATTGTTGGAGCGCGAGCGGTCTTGTCCGTTTCATTTTTGGTTGAAAAATTATTCAGTTCTTTCAAAATTAGAGAAATTGTACATTTGCAGGCAGGCCAGTGTGGGAACCAGATGGGGCTAAAGATATATAACCTAACTTAATTCATTAATAAAAAATCTTGGGGTGGCAAGTTAGCAAGAAAGCAAACGTTAGCTTTGATATCCATAGCTACCTTCTGTTTGCGTTGATGAGGTAGTTAGTTAGCTAATAGTTGGCCAGCTCATTTAACACCTGTCCTTCATTTGTGACCCTGACTCTAGTTTTGGCAGGTGATAAGCGATGAACATGGTATAGACCCGAGTGGGACACACCATGGAGACAGCGACCTGCAGCTGGAAAGAAGCAGTGTCTATTACAAAGAAGCAACAGGTAAACAGGTTTGTTAGAGTAATGTTGATTTTGGTAGAGGCCCAACATGAGACATGAAAACAATGGGGATGGGGGTTTGGGGCTGATGGTGCCCAGTCTCTCTTTTTGGCTGGAATTACTTTGCCAGTTGGCCTGATTGTTTCCTCTTATGCCTCTCTAAGCTGAACATGCAAAACATCTTCAATATTGCCCATGAAAACAAAAGTATGTAAAATTCTGATATTTAACATTTGCATACAGTATTTTATTCCTTTAATAATTTTTATCCCTGTGTTTGCTTAACCGGGTGGTAAGTAGGTCCCTCATGCCACCGTGGACTTGGAGCCAGGCACCATGGACTCTGTGAGGTCCAGTCCCTTTGAACAGGTCTTCAGACAAGACTTTTTACCATGCTAGTATCTATACAAGGCTAATAAAATTGCCTGTTGTGATTCAGCCTCTGTAATTGCACTTACTGTATTTGAAACTTACACTtcaataaataaacttgctCTTCCATTGTCCCACTGCAGTAAAATAAGCCAGTCTCATCTTCAGTGttcagagaagagaagagaaatgtaGGTGACAGTAGGTGTTACCTGTAGGTGCAGGTAACAGATATGTTATTGGAGTGAGTAGTACATGGAGCGTTGCTGTCATTAACATATGGTTGCTATGCTAATACATTTTCAGTAgatcaaaatgtttttgcaaAAGTCACAATTTCAGCAATTGAGAAAATGGTCTTTCCTTGACACATAGGCTAATATTTAGACAAATATTATTTCAACTTGTAACTTAaaagtgtagtagtagtagtagtagtagtagcagcagcagtagtcgTTGTCATCGTCATATTCAACTGACCTTCTGGACTCTGTTCCAGGTACACTGACGAGGGCGTGGATGTGATGGAGGTCACTGCAGTATCAGCAGTACCAAGATGCCACCgctgagaaggagggagagttTGAGGAGTCCGGACTTAATTTTCATTGTTCACTGTTTTCACCATTTCCCttggtttgttttgtcttgggtgtgtgtgtttgtaccccatctctttttcactttgtttataatgtgcatacacacactaattTGGATCTGTTTTGgagctaaaaaacaaaaaaagccttCAATCTGATTTGATACTGCAAGACCACCAAATTAGTTTAAATAaagcattacattttttttaaaagtgcatTTCTTGGAGAAACTGTGTGGGCTTGCTTCAAGCAACTGGGATTATGCTTGGTTCATCTTGaaagattaaaaagatgaaTCCATTAAAAAGAGATCAAGAAGATCAAGCAAATTTTTTAGACTGAAACAGTGCCCCACCCCTAGCTGAGAGGCTGTAGaatagattcaccctatttgacCAAATGTGGGAAATCTTTTCTGTACACAGGAAGGGAGGAATCGAAATAGCTTGCTCTTAAATTGCAGTGATTAAGTGCTGCAtcaagagaaagctggactcatgAAAACTAGCTGGGATCTCCATcccaccagccactaagaaaCGTGTcagaggagtgtgcagtttttgtttctgacatcacattacatggcGTCTACATACTGAAGTCCTCAAAGTTCAGTCAGTTGCTGCCATGTGGGGCCACCAATGTGAATTGCATTATGCAGCTTCATTCTTTTTGAAGTGTTTACAGGTTGACTAACAAAGTTAAGGTTTCACACTCAGAGGAATTATCAGTGGGAAAAGATTGAAGACCTGCCTTAACAGTTAAAAAGGTAATGGAGGCTATGATAAGTATGTAGATGTAGAGAGAATATAATGTTTATCAAAAACAGTGGGGCTAAAATGGGCTGACTAATGGGCtgcaggaaggagaggaggcaatTTATCAGGCTCCCACAACAGAAGGGATGACAAGGTTCGCGTTGCGGGTGATTTACGTCCTCAGCGGCACCCGTAGCCTGCGCCAGTGATGACGCTGCGGCCGAGGAAGAGTTGCTGCTAATCCAAACATCGACGATAACAACACCTAGCCGTTTATCACTGTCCAAACCCGACCAACGTTTTCACCCGCATCGTCTTCTAATCTAGCAACAGACATGGCTGCGCAGAAAATAAACGAAGCGCACGAGCACATGGCTAAAGCTGAGAAATGGTAAGATAAAAATCCCGATTCTTTTCTATCCAGGAAATGGCAGGTTGCTTTACTACCAGTGTTAGCCATGTAAAAGGCCACTGTGGTATTTTGACCAGAGCTTATGCAAAACAAATGTACTTTATGCGGTTGTGTCATACCAGTGCCGTTAGTGATATACTGGGTTTTAATTAACAGACGACCATTTCTCCTTGATGGGATATGTAAATATAGCCTActaatgtctgtgtatttacagtatCCCACTAACTGTCATTGGCTTCAACTGTCTCTGTATGcagacgggtgtgtgtgtgtccctctgtaAAGTCCTAATTTACCCATcattaatatgtattttttatagCCTAAAAACAGGTCTGACAAAGTGGAAGCCAGACTTCGACAGTGCTGCGTCAGAATACGCCAAAGCAGGTAAGATCAATATTATATTCCTCTAATAATGGAGCCGTGCCATATCCAGCCATCACACATTCAACTGACAACATTTAACTTGGTCTCTCCTGTTCCTAGCTGTGTGTTTCAAGAATGCCAAGCAGTTTGATCAAGCAAAGGATGCCTACCTGAAGGAAGCGGAATATCACACGGAAAATAAGGCGTATCCTCTTTACAGCCATGTTTTCTTGTCATAATTGCATGATATAATATTGCCGTCTCTGTCTTTGAATTTCCTTAACTCGTCCCACAGGCTCTTCCATGCTGCAAAGTAAGTATTTTGTTTATGAAAAGGTGTATGTAGTCGAGTATCAAACATAAGACCGCAGCTTTTATCCTTTAGTTAAACATGTCTTCTTTCCCAGGGCTATTGAACAAGCAGgcatgatgatgaaggtgagtGCTGGAACAGTGTAAACATTCAGATCATTAGCTTGTACATGGAGGTAATAAGTCTGCAGCATTATAACTTCACTGTGTTTGCTCTGCAACAGGAGCAAAAGAAAATGCCCGAGGCCATCCAG
Protein-coding sequences here:
- the rab12 gene encoding ras-related protein Rab-12 isoform X1, which codes for MDPRYDIPRRAGGGGSANSSPALGAQSRRRKMPPRPADYKLQIIIIGSRGVGKTSLMERFTDDTFCEACKSTVGVDFKIKTVELRGKKIRLQIWDTAGQERFNSITSAYYRGAKGIVLVYDITKQETFDDLPKWMKMIDKYASEEAELLLVGNKLDCETDRVISRQQAERFASRISGMRFCEASAKDNFNVDEIFLKLVDDILSKQMPLEIPNKELSNSILSLQPEPEVPPELPPPRMRCC
- the rab12 gene encoding ras-related protein Rab-12 isoform X2; amino-acid sequence: MDPRYDIPRRAGGGGSANSSPALGAQSRRRKMPPRPADYKLQIIIIGSRGVGKTSLMERFTDDTFCEACKSTVGVDFKIKTVELRGKKIRLQIWDTAGQERFNSITSAYYRGAKGIVLVYDITKQETFDDLPKWMKMIDKYASEEAELLLVGNKLDCETDRVISRQQAERFASRISGMRFCEASAKDNFNVDEIFLKLVDDILSKMPLEIPNKELSNSILSLQPEPEVPPELPPPRMRCC